Part of the Flavobacterium sp. KS-LB2 genome is shown below.
AATTTATCCAAAAAAACTACAAAATTGAGAATTATCATTTTTTTTAGTATTATAATATGTACTTTTGCAATCTTAATTCAATCTAAATAAGACTTGCAAACAACGATACATTCTCTAAAAAAAGGTGAAAAGGCCATTATCAAAGATTTTGATATTGACCTTGTTCCATTAAAATTATTGGAAATGGGTTGTTTACCAGGAAATATGGTTGAACTCCTTCAAATTGCTCCTTTTGGCGATCCTTTATACCTTAACATTAATGGTTCACATGTTGCTATCCGAGTAGAAACTGCTCGTGAGATTGAAGTTGAAATACTAAAAACCAACTTATAATGACCAATCAAAATATCAATGTTGCTTTAATCGGGAATCCTAATACGGGTAAAACTTCCGTTTTTAATCAGTTGACAGGACTGAATCAACAAGTGGGAAATT
Proteins encoded:
- a CDS encoding FeoA family protein, whose amino-acid sequence is MQTTIHSLKKGEKAIIKDFDIDLVPLKLLEMGCLPGNMVELLQIAPFGDPLYLNINGSHVAIRVETAREIEVEILKTNL